The genomic segment GCGGCCATCCTGCTCCTCATGTACGAGATCGTCGCGGAAGAACAGGGGGTAGATCCCAGGCAGCTCCGGGGGACGATCCAGAACGACATCCTCAAGGAATATGCGGCACGCGGTACCTACATCTTCCCGCCGCGTCCCTCGATGCGGCTGGTCGTCGACACCTTCGCCTACTGCAAGGAGCGGCTTCCGAACTGGAACACCATTTCGATCAGCGGCTATCACATCCGCGAGGCCGGTGCGACTGCCGTGCAGGAAATCGCTTTCACACTGGCCAACGCGATTGCCTACGTACGAGCGGCGACCGAGGCTGGGCTAGTGGTGGATGAGTTCGCACCGCGGCTGAGCTTCTTCTTCGGCGCACACAACAACTTTTTCGAAGAGATCGCCAAGTTCCGGGCAGCGCGCCGGATGTGGGCGAAGATCATGCGCGAACGGTTCGGGGCGCGGAACCCGCGGTCGTGGATGTTGCGTTTTCATACGCAGACCTGCGGCTGCACGCTGACGGCTCAGCAGCCGCTCAACAACATCATCCGGGTCGCCTATCAGGCTCTGGCTGCGGTACTCGGTGGCACGCAGAGTCTCCATACCAACGCCTACGACGAGGCGCTGGGTCTCCCGACCGAAGAGTCGGCGACGATTGCACTGCGCACGCAGCAGATTCTGGCCGAAGAGACCGGTGTCGCCGATACCGCCGATCCGCTGGGCGGGTCGTACTTCGTCGAGGCGCTGACCGACGAAGTCGAGCGGCGAGCCTGGGAGCTGATCGAGGCGATCGAAGGGCTCGGCGGGGCAGTGACGGCGATCGAGCGGGGCTGGATTCAGGCGCAGATCGCCGAGAGCGCCTACCAGTGGGAGGCGGCGGTCGAGCGGGGCGAGCGGATCGTCGTGGGGGTGAACCGCTACCAGGACGTGGTGCCGGTACAGGTACCAGTGCACCGGCTGGACGAGGCTGCGGTGGAGCGGCAGATCAGGCGGGTGCAAGAGTACCGGGCAAAGCAAGACGCGGTCCGGGTGGAGCGGGCGTTGGCGCGGGTAGAAGAAGCTGCGCGCGGAACGGAGAACATGCTGCCGGTACTGCGCGAAGCGCTACTGGCCGGTGCGACGCTCGGGCAGATCTGTGGCCGGCTGCGGCAGGTGTGGGGCGAATACCGGCCGCGGTTCTAGGATTCGTGAACCGAACGGTTCCCACGGGGACGGCTCACGCAGCTGCGGGGTCTGTATCTTCTGTCGCCCGAACAGGAGGTCGACGGAGCCTGGTCGCCTGCGAGCAGCTTGGAGGGCTGCGAAGATCGGCTTGGTGATCAGCAAAACGGCCACGGGTGGCCTGGCCGGCTCGGCGCCCTTCTGCAGCAGCGTGAGGAGGGGCTGAAAAGCGCGTGGTGACGCGCATGTTCGGCTCGTCGAAGCCGTGCTGTGGGAGACGGTTGCAGCGTCGACTTCCGGTCGTGCAGGAACCCCGGGGGGGTCGACGGATTCCCGTTGTGTCACTGCCGTGTTGTCAGGGCCGCCGGAAGAGAATTCCCCAAGCGCTTGCGCTCGTGTGCTTCCTGCGGTATGCTGGTGATGAGAGAAGCGCGTTGCGACGCCGAGCTGCTTGGGTTTTGGCAGTACCTATGAGGGCTTGAAACTAACTGCGTCATCGAACCGTCTGATCGAATCCTGAGTGGTTTTGGCAGTACCTATGAGGGCTTGAAACCGGCCGTGAGCGACTGTCGCAATTACCAGGCGTACGTGGGTTTTGGCAGTACCTATGAGGGCTTGAAACCGCTCAGCCAGATGCCGAAACGATTAGACGACGGTGAGGTTTTGGCAGTACCTATGAGGGCTTGAAACTCGTGTCGCAGCTGCGTGACGCCGGTCGATCCGGCCTCGTTTTGGCAGTACCTATGAGGGCTTGAAACCTGACGTCTGAGTGCCTGCGGCCAGACGCTGTTGCGTGTCGTTTTGGCAGTACCTATGAGGGCTTGAAACAGGAGAGGGGGTAGCGGTGCCCGTCCGACCGCTCGGTTTTGGCAGTACCTATGAGGGCTTGAAACAGGGGCGGTTCGATGAACGCGCGCTCTTCGGGCCGCGTTTTGGCAGTACCTATGAGGGCTTGAAACCTCGCAGTCTTGTCTCAATGTCGTACACTGATCGACGTTTTGGCAGTACCTATGAGGGCTTGAAACAGGAAGGCGTGCTGTACATCGTGTCGACGATCGCGGGTTTTGGCAGTACCTATGAGGGCTTGAAACCGGCACGCTCGCCCGCTTCTGCCCGGGCTTGCCTGGTTTTGGCAGTACCTATGAGGGCTTGAAACGCACCTCCTCTTCCTCCTCTCTCTCGGCCAGCCGGGGTTTTGGCAGTACCTATGAGGGCTTGAAACCCTGGACCCGGCGCGACCTTCCGCGTCGTGGGCTGGGTTTTGGCAGTACCTATGAGGGCTTGAAACCACGCTCGTCAACGTGAGCCCCGAGACAGAGAACCACTGTTTTGGCAGTACCTATGAGGGCTTGAAACCCGCCTCCCCTGCGGGCGTCAGTACGCGAACACCTTGTTTTGGCAGTACCTATGAGGGCTTGAAACTATCATATTGACCATACCTAGAACAATATTCACAGTGTTTTGGCAGTACCTATGAGGGCTTGAAACTCCCCTCAACTCACCTTCGCTCTAGATTTCCTCATACGCGTTTTGGCAGTACCTATGAGGGCTTGAAACGAATCAGCCTCGTCGCCTCGAGTCGCGAGAA from the Thermomicrobium sp. 4228-Ro genome contains:
- a CDS encoding acyl-CoA mutase large subunit family protein encodes the protein MTSTEIRRVVTDSGIEIAPVYRDTGRPPEPDPGEYPYTRGIHATMYRGKKWTIRQYAGYGSAEETNRRFRLLLDRGQTGLSVAFDLPTQLGYDSDHPLARPEVGRVGVAISTLDDMRRLFEGIDLGAVTTSMTINAPAAILLLMYEIVAEEQGVDPRQLRGTIQNDILKEYAARGTYIFPPRPSMRLVVDTFAYCKERLPNWNTISISGYHIREAGATAVQEIAFTLANAIAYVRAATEAGLVVDEFAPRLSFFFGAHNNFFEEIAKFRAARRMWAKIMRERFGARNPRSWMLRFHTQTCGCTLTAQQPLNNIIRVAYQALAAVLGGTQSLHTNAYDEALGLPTEESATIALRTQQILAEETGVADTADPLGGSYFVEALTDEVERRAWELIEAIEGLGGAVTAIERGWIQAQIAESAYQWEAAVERGERIVVGVNRYQDVVPVQVPVHRLDEAAVERQIRRVQEYRAKQDAVRVERALARVEEAARGTENMLPVLREALLAGATLGQICGRLRQVWGEYRPRF